Proteins from a genomic interval of Desulfofustis limnaeus:
- the panB gene encoding 3-methyl-2-oxobutanoate hydroxymethyltransferase — translation MKKKLTRFDLQAMKDEGKRAVWMTAYDYVTAQLAEEAGMDMLLVGDSLGMAVYGYSGTVPVTMDQCLYHCEAVRRAAPNTFVIGDMPFGSYQAGTEEACRNAIRFHKEAGVDCIKLEGGVRVASVIRAICDGGMLVMGHVGLTPQSSGALGGFRAQGRTADSARAIIDDARAVYNSGAFSLLVEGVPPEVTKIIRDELPIPVYGIGAGDCDGQVMICSDILGLFQAFTPKFVKRYGDVAGEYRKVFAAYIDEVRRGVFPSDEHVYRMVEGEAAKLTAGHRNKG, via the coding sequence GTGAAGAAGAAGCTGACCAGATTCGATCTGCAAGCCATGAAGGACGAGGGCAAACGCGCCGTCTGGATGACTGCCTATGATTATGTGACCGCACAACTCGCCGAAGAAGCCGGCATGGACATGCTGCTGGTCGGGGACAGTCTGGGCATGGCCGTGTATGGCTATTCGGGTACCGTGCCGGTGACCATGGACCAGTGCCTTTACCATTGCGAGGCCGTCCGCCGGGCCGCTCCCAACACGTTCGTCATCGGCGATATGCCGTTCGGCTCCTACCAGGCCGGCACCGAAGAGGCCTGCCGCAACGCCATCCGCTTTCACAAAGAAGCCGGTGTCGACTGTATCAAGCTCGAAGGAGGCGTTCGTGTCGCCTCGGTCATCCGGGCCATCTGCGACGGCGGCATGCTGGTCATGGGTCATGTCGGTTTGACCCCGCAGAGCTCCGGCGCCCTTGGCGGTTTCCGGGCCCAGGGCCGCACCGCCGACAGCGCCCGGGCCATTATCGACGACGCCCGGGCCGTCTATAATTCGGGCGCCTTCTCGTTGCTCGTCGAAGGCGTTCCGCCTGAGGTCACCAAGATCATCCGCGACGAACTGCCGATCCCGGTCTATGGTATCGGCGCCGGCGACTGCGACGGCCAGGTGATGATCTGTTCCGACATCCTCGGCCTGTTTCAAGCCTTCACACCGAAATTCGTCAAACGCTACGGCGATGTTGCCGGTGAATACCGGAAAGTCTTCGCCGCCTATATCGACGAGGTGCGACGGGGGGTGTTTCCAAGTGACGAGCACGTCTACCGGATGGTTGAGGGAGAAGCCGCCAAACTCACCGCCGGCCATCGGAATAAAGGATAG
- the pdxA gene encoding 4-hydroxythreonine-4-phosphate dehydrogenase PdxA — protein MNQSDPLPLLGITMGDPGGVGPEVCAKALAEPKVYTICRPLIIGDAEIMANAVSFCGLNQSISRCRRPDQGQYRPGTIDVLDLSCLSISELRHQTVTAAQGRASFTYIERAVELALAGDIDGTVTAPISKAAINAAGYHYSGHTEIYGALTGATNYAMMLADGNFRVTHVSTHVSLREACNRVKKKRVLTVINLTDRTLKRLGIEHPRIAVAGLNPHCGEGGLFGDEDEREIAPAVSEAQAAGLTVEGPLPADTVFSKMAGGLYDSVVVMYHDQGHIPAKLVGFHYDEKTDSWDRMAGVNLTLGLPIIRTSVDHGTAYDRAGEGRANPQSLIESIRLAARLARPANI, from the coding sequence ATGAACCAATCAGACCCTTTACCATTGCTCGGCATCACCATGGGAGACCCCGGCGGCGTTGGACCGGAGGTTTGCGCCAAAGCCCTCGCCGAACCGAAGGTCTATACCATCTGCCGGCCCCTGATCATCGGCGATGCCGAGATCATGGCCAATGCCGTCTCCTTCTGCGGTCTGAACCAGAGCATCAGCCGGTGCCGCCGGCCGGACCAAGGCCAGTACCGGCCGGGAACCATCGACGTCCTTGATCTCTCCTGTCTGTCTATCAGCGAGCTGCGTCATCAAACGGTCACCGCCGCCCAAGGCCGCGCTTCCTTCACTTATATCGAGCGGGCCGTCGAGCTGGCCCTGGCCGGGGACATCGACGGAACAGTCACCGCTCCGATCAGCAAGGCGGCAATCAACGCCGCCGGCTACCACTACAGCGGCCACACCGAAATCTACGGGGCTCTGACCGGTGCCACCAATTATGCCATGATGCTTGCTGACGGGAATTTCCGGGTTACCCACGTCTCCACCCACGTATCGCTGCGCGAGGCCTGCAACCGGGTGAAAAAGAAACGGGTCCTGACGGTCATCAACCTCACCGACCGGACCCTGAAACGACTCGGTATCGAGCACCCCCGCATCGCCGTGGCAGGTCTGAATCCCCACTGCGGGGAAGGAGGCTTGTTCGGCGATGAAGACGAGAGAGAAATCGCCCCGGCGGTAAGCGAAGCGCAGGCTGCCGGCCTCACGGTCGAAGGACCGCTGCCGGCCGACACCGTCTTTTCCAAGATGGCCGGCGGGCTCTACGATTCAGTGGTGGTAATGTACCATGACCAGGGCCACATCCCGGCCAAGCTGGTCGGGTTTCACTATGACGAGAAGACCGATTCCTGGGATCGGATGGCCGGGGTCAACCTCACCCTCGGCCTGCCGATCATCCGCACCTCGGTCGATCACGGGACCGCTTACGACCGTGCCGGTGAAGGCAGGGCCAACCCGCAATCGCTGATCGAGTCGATCCGGCTCGCCGCCCGCCTGGCCCGCCCGGCGAACATCTGA
- a CDS encoding TolC family protein, with amino-acid sequence MIRKNPTGVNRRWRAVGVLLLALMMLPPALPAAEPTVTPRPPSELSLERAIELALRNNRTIRDATYGIASTEQGLTAAQEVFAIKVQPLSSINYSRSDDQELSVWEVGGSVAKTFHSGVRVAVEPSIAKGDDRYDADLGCAITVPLLRGFGKEAVLDEVYDNRFTVASARRQLLRQQADVVVETVAAVYDLIKEEQLIALYQQQLEELERQRRMTRSKERAGLARAMDVYRLEIRIKEIEDGLSLARERQQNGGDQLKAVLALPLEQSLAVRAPLHYALIDIDLDQAVQAALANRVELRQARADIDEAQRRARLAAHNILPDLQLEAAYRRGGRFGDEAYLPDYDENLLSVSLSSSSDLSRSAEKARWQQSRITVNRRQLQLATVEENIVREVRRVLNTLDKSAQRIALRRQQITQANGKFRLAQAKFRHGEADNFDLVESQGQLQQARADLVNDEVQYIVNGYRLRAAMGTLLDSTGG; translated from the coding sequence ATGATCAGAAAAAACCCGACAGGGGTGAACCGACGATGGCGGGCAGTGGGAGTATTGCTGCTGGCGCTGATGATGCTGCCGCCGGCACTGCCGGCGGCTGAGCCGACGGTAACGCCGCGGCCCCCATCCGAGCTGTCTCTGGAAAGGGCCATCGAGCTGGCCTTGCGCAACAACCGCACGATCAGGGATGCCACCTACGGCATAGCCAGCACCGAACAGGGGCTGACGGCGGCACAAGAGGTGTTTGCCATAAAGGTCCAGCCGCTGTCGAGCATCAACTATTCGCGCAGCGATGATCAGGAATTGTCGGTCTGGGAAGTGGGCGGCTCGGTCGCCAAGACCTTTCATAGCGGCGTCCGCGTGGCCGTGGAGCCGAGTATCGCCAAAGGTGATGATCGTTATGATGCCGACCTCGGCTGTGCCATTACGGTGCCGCTGCTGCGGGGATTCGGGAAGGAAGCAGTGTTAGATGAGGTCTACGATAACCGCTTCACCGTGGCCTCCGCCCGTCGGCAGTTACTGCGGCAACAGGCCGATGTGGTCGTGGAAACGGTCGCCGCCGTCTATGATCTGATCAAGGAGGAGCAGCTGATTGCCTTGTATCAACAGCAGCTCGAGGAACTGGAGCGGCAGCGCAGGATGACCCGCAGCAAGGAGCGGGCCGGCCTGGCCCGGGCCATGGATGTCTATCGGTTGGAAATCAGGATTAAGGAGATTGAAGACGGTCTCAGCCTGGCTCGGGAACGGCAGCAAAACGGCGGTGATCAGCTGAAGGCCGTGCTGGCCCTGCCCTTGGAACAGTCGTTGGCGGTACGGGCACCGCTGCACTATGCGCTGATCGATATCGATCTCGACCAGGCGGTGCAAGCGGCGCTCGCCAACCGCGTGGAACTTCGTCAGGCCCGTGCCGATATCGACGAAGCACAACGGCGGGCCCGGTTGGCCGCCCATAATATCCTGCCCGATCTCCAGTTGGAAGCCGCCTACCGCCGCGGCGGCAGGTTCGGGGACGAAGCGTATCTGCCCGATTACGATGAGAACTTGCTCAGCGTCAGTCTCTCCAGTTCCTCCGACCTGTCCCGCTCGGCGGAGAAGGCGCGCTGGCAGCAGAGTCGGATTACCGTCAACCGCCGTCAGCTGCAACTCGCCACGGTGGAGGAGAATATCGTTCGCGAAGTGCGGCGGGTGCTCAACACCTTGGACAAGTCGGCCCAGCGCATAGCCCTGCGGCGTCAGCAGATCACTCAGGCCAACGGTAAATTTCGTCTGGCGCAGGCGAAGTTTCGGCACGGCGAAGCCGACAACTTTGATCTGGTCGAATCGCAGGGGCAGCTCCAACAGGCCCGGGCCGACCTGGTCAACGATGAGGTGCAGTACATCGTTAACGGGTATCGGTTACGGGCGGCCATGGGGACCCTGCTCGATTCGACAGGGGGCTGA
- a CDS encoding TRAP transporter large permease, producing MTLILFVSLLFCFIIGMPIAFSLGVASVATLQFGSDLPLTLAAQRLFTGTDSFPLMAIPFFMLAGELMEAGGISRRLFDFAHALVGFIAGGLAMVAVVAAMFFAGISGAAAADTAAVGAISIPAMIRKGYERGFAAAVQAAGGSIGVIIPPSIPMIIFGVVGGVSIGKMFLGGFIPGLLIGGSLMIVSYIMAKKAGYERDAFLGFAAIKRTFFGAFWALLMPIIILGGILGGIFTPTEAAVVAVIYGMVVGFAIYRELKIGDLPKIFAKAAVSTSTVMLLIATASIFGWILTAERVPQNVAAYLVNLTSSPALLYALILVCLLIIGTFMETSASLIILTPVFLPVIHQFGIDPVHFGVIMVTALAIGMLTPPLGICLFIACNIAQIQLSAIVRFISPFLLVMIGVLVVMTYVPAIVMFIPDTFGG from the coding sequence ATGACGCTCATCCTCTTCGTCTCCCTGCTCTTCTGCTTCATTATCGGCATGCCCATCGCTTTTTCCCTGGGCGTCGCCTCGGTGGCCACCCTGCAGTTCGGCTCCGACTTGCCGCTCACCCTGGCGGCCCAGCGGTTATTCACCGGCACCGATTCCTTTCCGCTGATGGCGATTCCGTTTTTCATGCTGGCCGGCGAGTTGATGGAAGCAGGAGGCATCTCCCGCCGGCTGTTTGATTTCGCCCACGCCCTGGTCGGCTTCATCGCCGGCGGACTGGCCATGGTGGCGGTGGTGGCGGCCATGTTTTTCGCCGGCATCTCCGGGGCAGCTGCCGCCGACACCGCCGCCGTCGGCGCCATCTCCATCCCGGCCATGATCCGCAAGGGCTATGAACGCGGTTTTGCCGCCGCCGTTCAAGCGGCCGGCGGCTCCATCGGCGTCATCATCCCGCCGTCCATCCCGATGATCATTTTCGGTGTCGTCGGCGGCGTCTCCATCGGCAAGATGTTTCTCGGCGGTTTCATCCCCGGCCTGCTGATCGGCGGCAGCCTGATGATCGTCAGCTATATCATGGCTAAAAAAGCCGGCTACGAACGTGACGCATTTCTCGGCTTTGCCGCCATCAAACGCACCTTTTTCGGAGCCTTCTGGGCTCTGCTGATGCCGATCATCATCCTCGGCGGCATCCTCGGCGGCATCTTCACCCCCACCGAGGCGGCCGTGGTTGCCGTTATCTACGGCATGGTCGTCGGTTTTGCCATCTATCGCGAACTCAAAATAGGCGATCTGCCGAAAATCTTTGCCAAGGCGGCGGTCTCCACCTCCACGGTGATGCTGCTCATCGCCACCGCCTCGATCTTCGGCTGGATTCTCACTGCCGAGCGGGTGCCGCAAAACGTCGCCGCCTACCTGGTCAACCTGACCTCGTCGCCGGCGCTTCTATACGCCCTGATCCTGGTCTGCCTACTGATCATCGGCACCTTCATGGAGACCTCAGCCTCGTTGATTATCCTGACCCCGGTATTTTTGCCGGTCATCCACCAGTTCGGCATCGATCCGGTCCATTTCGGCGTGATCATGGTCACCGCTCTGGCCATCGGCATGCTCACCCCGCCGCTCGGTATCTGTCTTTTCATCGCCTGCAACATCGCGCAGATCCAGCTCTCCGCCATTGTCCGTTTCATCAGCCCGTTTCTGCTGGTGATGATCGGCGTACTGGTCGTAATGACCTACGTACCGGCAATCGTCATGTTCATTCCGGATACGTTTGGAGGATAA
- a CDS encoding four-carbon acid sugar kinase family protein, with product MGTSLSVVVIADDLTGAADTGVQFCPAVGPVALLDTIPQGCDGLPTGLAISTNSRRLSPDSAARAVRTAVIQALPWSPGLIYKKIDSCLRGNLGDEIEALLAATGSPAAFVAPAYPEQGRTTEAGIHLINGRPVAETEIGRDPRAPLTTSDLAHLLSGQCRLGIGSVGVDLLEGADEPLIDAIRSHLDKQRRLIVFDVHQRCHLDRIAILAVGNFPAVVPVGSAGLAGSLARLMAPERLHPPAALRPIDSWLFICGSASQTLAAQVARLVQATDWPQLRIGAAELATGWPTNVLEQGQKLFEETGHKGLIISIEPGDGCRPPADPQQVVLGLAGIGAELAGRLHPDGLFLCGGDTAEAFRRRVKATGLLLREQPAAGLVRGEFIGGTCADRSVVTKAGGFGDEETLIGLVNRCAP from the coding sequence ATGGGGACTTCGCTCAGCGTGGTGGTTATCGCCGACGACCTGACCGGCGCCGCCGACACCGGGGTCCAGTTCTGCCCGGCGGTGGGTCCGGTGGCCTTGCTCGACACGATACCGCAGGGCTGCGACGGCCTGCCGACCGGCCTGGCGATCTCCACCAACAGCCGTCGTCTCTCGCCCGACTCGGCAGCCCGGGCAGTGCGGACGGCGGTTATTCAGGCGCTCCCGTGGTCTCCCGGGCTGATCTACAAGAAAATCGATTCCTGTCTCCGCGGCAACCTGGGTGATGAAATCGAAGCGCTGCTGGCGGCGACCGGGAGCCCTGCCGCGTTCGTTGCCCCGGCCTATCCGGAACAGGGACGCACCACCGAGGCGGGGATCCACCTGATCAACGGCCGGCCGGTCGCGGAGACGGAGATCGGTCGGGACCCCCGGGCTCCGCTCACCACCTCCGACCTGGCCCACCTACTGTCCGGGCAATGCCGGCTTGGCATCGGTAGTGTCGGCGTAGACCTGCTCGAAGGCGCCGACGAACCGTTGATCGACGCAATCCGCAGCCATCTCGACAAGCAACGGCGCCTCATCGTCTTCGACGTTCACCAGCGTTGCCATCTCGATCGTATTGCCATCCTGGCTGTGGGTAACTTTCCCGCGGTCGTCCCGGTCGGCTCTGCCGGGCTGGCCGGCAGCCTGGCACGGTTGATGGCACCCGAACGGCTTCACCCACCCGCCGCGCTCCGGCCCATCGACAGCTGGCTCTTTATCTGCGGGTCGGCCTCACAAACCCTGGCCGCGCAAGTGGCCCGCCTGGTGCAGGCGACTGACTGGCCGCAGCTGCGCATCGGGGCGGCCGAACTCGCAACCGGTTGGCCAACGAACGTCTTGGAACAGGGGCAGAAGCTCTTCGAAGAGACTGGACATAAAGGCCTGATCATCTCGATCGAGCCGGGAGATGGCTGCCGCCCACCAGCTGATCCGCAACAGGTGGTGCTCGGACTGGCCGGGATTGGTGCCGAGTTGGCGGGCAGACTGCACCCGGATGGCCTGTTTCTCTGCGGCGGCGACACCGCCGAGGCATTTCGGCGCCGGGTCAAGGCCACCGGTCTGTTGTTGCGCGAACAACCGGCGGCTGGCCTGGTGCGCGGCGAATTCATCGGCGGTACCTGCGCCGACCGGTCGGTCGTCACCAAGGCGGGCGGCTTCGGTGACGAAGAAACGCTGATCGGTCTTGTCAACCGTTGTGCACCATGA
- the larA gene encoding nickel-dependent lactate racemase, whose amino-acid sequence MATVTIPFAGKPLHFLVPDRHLAEVLSPRPSQPLADLDGAIAVALAAPLGQEPLEQWVKATDRVIIVSDDVTRHTPVDRIIPQLLDRLNQAGVPDAQVSCIMALGTHRYMNEEELQARVGRQVRRRIRVFNHEWRDPANLVDLGRSAQGTPLLVNRAVVEADVVIGLGAIVPHHIAGFSGSSKIIQPGVCGPRTTAATHMLSCSGGDSFLGLADNPVRRDMDDMADRVGMRTIGNVVMDSEGRVVGFFFGAMHACFAAGIECARRIYGVTYHETPDIVVANSYPCDLDFWQSHKSLYPAQRIIRPGGTIIVCTPAPEGISPVHTDLLEYTAWSSQQIKDAYRSGRLSNGVAAALATAWALAREKASIIMYSPGIPAEDKARLGHTHAASVDEAVVEALRRQGATARLTVLTHAPDMLPIAAATSGS is encoded by the coding sequence ATGGCCACCGTCACCATCCCCTTTGCCGGCAAGCCGCTCCACTTTTTGGTCCCCGACCGCCACCTCGCCGAAGTGCTGAGCCCCCGCCCCTCGCAACCACTCGCCGACCTGGACGGTGCCATTGCCGTCGCCCTGGCCGCTCCCCTCGGCCAGGAGCCGCTGGAACAGTGGGTTAAAGCGACCGACCGGGTGATCATCGTCAGTGACGATGTCACCCGGCACACCCCGGTCGACCGGATCATCCCGCAACTGCTCGACCGGTTGAATCAGGCCGGCGTTCCGGACGCACAGGTCTCCTGCATCATGGCCCTGGGGACCCATCGCTACATGAACGAAGAGGAATTACAGGCCAGGGTGGGACGGCAGGTCCGCCGACGGATTCGCGTCTTCAACCACGAATGGCGCGATCCGGCCAATCTGGTCGATCTCGGCCGCTCCGCCCAGGGGACACCGTTGCTGGTCAACCGGGCGGTCGTCGAGGCCGATGTGGTGATCGGTCTCGGTGCCATCGTGCCGCACCACATCGCCGGTTTCTCCGGCTCGTCGAAGATCATTCAACCGGGGGTCTGCGGGCCGCGGACCACCGCTGCGACCCACATGCTCTCCTGCAGCGGCGGCGACTCTTTTCTTGGCCTGGCCGACAACCCGGTTCGCCGGGACATGGACGACATGGCCGACAGGGTCGGCATGCGCACCATCGGCAACGTGGTGATGGACAGCGAGGGCCGGGTCGTCGGTTTCTTCTTCGGGGCGATGCACGCCTGCTTCGCCGCCGGCATCGAGTGCGCCCGCCGGATCTACGGGGTCACCTACCACGAGACGCCCGACATCGTCGTCGCCAATTCCTACCCGTGCGACCTCGACTTCTGGCAATCGCACAAGTCCCTCTATCCGGCCCAACGCATAATTCGACCGGGCGGCACGATCATCGTCTGCACCCCGGCACCGGAAGGGATCAGCCCGGTGCACACCGACCTGCTCGAGTACACCGCCTGGTCTTCCCAGCAGATCAAGGATGCCTACCGCAGCGGCCGCCTCAGCAACGGCGTGGCGGCCGCACTGGCCACGGCCTGGGCGCTGGCCCGGGAGAAGGCGTCGATTATCATGTACTCCCCGGGCATCCCGGCCGAGGACAAGGCACGACTCGGCCATACCCATGCCGCATCGGTGGACGAAGCCGTTGTCGAGGCCCTGCGCCGCCAGGGTGCGACAGCCCGACTCACCGTGCTGACGCACGCCCCGGACATGCTACCGATTGCCGCGGCCACCTCCGGCAGTTGA
- a CDS encoding TRAP transporter small permease, which yields MDRCVNWFLAILMAAMVVIIAAQVWYRFVLNDPLSWSEEAGRYLFVWISFVGAAAGVRYQIHLGIDLMDKLLPPDAYRVVVIVVNLLIQIFLLVIIYWGFKILGIVQFQESPSMHLSMRYPYMAVPVGSILMLINSLRVTVAAIRNETLDKEVRV from the coding sequence ATGGACCGTTGTGTCAACTGGTTCCTCGCCATTCTCATGGCAGCCATGGTGGTCATCATCGCCGCCCAGGTCTGGTATCGCTTCGTTCTCAACGACCCGCTTTCCTGGTCCGAAGAAGCGGGACGCTATCTGTTCGTCTGGATCTCGTTCGTCGGGGCGGCCGCCGGGGTGCGCTACCAGATACACCTGGGTATCGACCTGATGGACAAGCTGTTGCCGCCCGACGCCTATCGGGTGGTGGTAATCGTCGTCAACCTGCTCATCCAGATCTTCCTGCTGGTGATCATCTACTGGGGTTTCAAGATCCTCGGCATCGTCCAATTTCAGGAGTCGCCGTCAATGCACCTCTCGATGCGTTATCCTTATATGGCGGTGCCGGTCGGCTCGATCCTGATGTTGATCAACTCGCTACGGGTCACGGTGGCCGCCATCCGCAACGAAACGCTTGACAAGGAAGTACGGGTATGA
- the larA gene encoding nickel-dependent lactate racemase → MKKLDFQLKIGTGKLHFSLPESQILCQLVGNNRPPPADLQAAYRHALDHPIDSPPLREVVKPGETVVITVSDITRSWQRNETTLPLLIDYLNEAGIRDEDITVIIAVGAHRPNSADEFVQLCSPEVCRRIRIVNHNAWDSDNMVYYGKTSRGTEVSINRLVAEADRVLLTGGVIYHYMVGYGGGRKSIMPGVASLQTIRQSHLWAMADAVGEGSNPLAANMKTVGNPGHEDMMEVAAFVKPDFIVNVVPNLDGELTGIFTGNWVSAWLAATRLVDEIFGVPIAAQADIVIASTGGHPKDINLYQAQKTIDNAVYAMKPGGAVILLAECPDIMEPKEFFDWFEHPNLLELEKAVRANFMISGWVAVRQLEYTQRGSIIMVTRQENIELAKRAGVHGVTTMDEALQLAYEKCGSDRPLFTVMPQGANTFPILTP, encoded by the coding sequence GTGAAAAAACTAGACTTTCAGCTCAAGATCGGCACCGGTAAACTCCACTTTTCCCTGCCCGAATCACAAATCCTCTGTCAACTGGTGGGTAACAACCGGCCGCCGCCGGCCGATTTGCAGGCTGCCTACCGCCACGCCCTCGATCACCCGATCGACAGTCCACCACTGCGCGAGGTCGTCAAACCGGGTGAGACGGTGGTCATCACCGTCAGCGACATCACCAGAAGCTGGCAGCGCAATGAAACAACCCTGCCGCTGCTCATCGATTACCTCAATGAAGCAGGGATCAGGGACGAGGACATCACCGTCATCATCGCCGTCGGCGCCCATCGACCCAACAGCGCCGACGAGTTCGTCCAACTCTGCAGCCCCGAAGTGTGCCGCCGCATCCGTATCGTCAACCACAACGCCTGGGATAGCGACAACATGGTCTATTACGGCAAGACCAGTCGCGGCACCGAGGTCTCCATCAATCGACTGGTTGCCGAAGCCGACCGGGTCCTTCTCACCGGCGGGGTCATTTATCATTACATGGTGGGTTACGGCGGCGGCCGGAAATCGATCATGCCCGGCGTCGCCTCCCTGCAGACTATCCGGCAGAGCCACCTCTGGGCCATGGCCGACGCCGTCGGCGAGGGCTCCAACCCACTGGCCGCCAATATGAAGACCGTGGGCAATCCGGGCCATGAAGACATGATGGAAGTCGCCGCTTTTGTCAAGCCGGACTTCATCGTCAACGTGGTGCCCAATCTGGACGGCGAGCTGACCGGTATTTTTACCGGCAACTGGGTCTCGGCTTGGCTGGCCGCCACCCGGCTGGTGGACGAGATCTTCGGGGTACCGATCGCAGCGCAGGCCGATATCGTCATCGCCTCCACCGGCGGCCATCCCAAGGACATCAACCTCTACCAGGCGCAAAAGACCATCGACAACGCCGTATACGCCATGAAGCCGGGGGGAGCAGTCATCCTGCTGGCCGAATGTCCGGATATCATGGAACCAAAAGAGTTTTTCGATTGGTTTGAGCATCCGAACCTGCTGGAACTGGAAAAGGCGGTACGGGCCAATTTCATGATCTCCGGCTGGGTGGCGGTGCGCCAGTTGGAATACACCCAGCGCGGCTCGATCATCATGGTCACCCGCCAGGAGAACATCGAGTTGGCCAAGCGGGCCGGCGTCCATGGCGTCACCACCATGGACGAGGCGCTGCAGCTGGCTTATGAAAAATGCGGCTCCGACAGACCACTGTTCACGGTCATGCCGCAAGGAGCCAACACCTTTCCGATCCTCACTCCTTGA
- a CDS encoding DctP family TRAP transporter solute-binding subunit, which translates to MRRKWFILAAALLLMMVMGASPVFAKTVLKLGTSTQPTHIYNQAAEYFGKLVADRTGGDIEVQVFPASQLGSERDMVEGLQLGTLEMTLTSTGPMGNFVPQVKLFNLPFLFKDRESCYRVLDGEIGTQIADRFPAVGIRSLGWFENGFRNITNSKRPINTPEDMAGLKIRVMEDDVFILTMKALGASPLPMAFGELYTALEQKTVDAQENPLAVIHSSRFFEVQKHLAMTGHFYSPAVLLISDIAWKTLSPEQQKILTEAAAEARDYERQISLKADQELEAACAREGMEVTNPDKAPFAAAVASVYTEPSVVKAIGGGDAEAGQKLIDAAIAAAQ; encoded by the coding sequence ATGAGGAGAAAATGGTTCATACTGGCAGCGGCATTGTTACTGATGATGGTCATGGGAGCATCACCGGTTTTTGCCAAGACGGTTCTGAAACTGGGGACATCAACCCAGCCGACCCACATCTATAACCAGGCGGCCGAATACTTCGGCAAACTGGTGGCCGATCGTACCGGCGGTGATATTGAAGTGCAGGTCTTTCCCGCTTCTCAGCTCGGCTCCGAGCGGGACATGGTGGAAGGACTCCAGCTCGGCACCCTGGAAATGACCCTGACCTCCACCGGTCCAATGGGTAACTTCGTTCCCCAGGTCAAGCTCTTCAACCTCCCGTTTCTGTTCAAGGATCGTGAGTCGTGTTACCGGGTTCTGGACGGTGAGATCGGCACCCAAATCGCCGACCGCTTCCCCGCGGTGGGTATCCGATCACTCGGCTGGTTTGAGAACGGTTTCCGCAATATCACCAATTCCAAACGGCCGATCAATACGCCGGAAGACATGGCCGGTCTGAAGATCCGGGTCATGGAAGACGACGTGTTCATCCTGACCATGAAGGCCCTGGGCGCCAGCCCGCTCCCGATGGCCTTCGGGGAACTGTATACGGCGCTCGAACAGAAAACCGTCGATGCCCAGGAAAACCCGTTGGCCGTCATCCACTCCTCGCGTTTTTTCGAGGTTCAGAAACACCTGGCCATGACCGGTCATTTCTATTCTCCGGCGGTACTGCTAATCAGCGACATCGCCTGGAAGACCCTGAGCCCGGAGCAGCAGAAGATCCTCACCGAGGCCGCCGCCGAGGCCCGCGACTACGAGCGTCAAATCTCGCTCAAGGCCGACCAGGAATTGGAAGCCGCCTGCGCCAGAGAAGGCATGGAGGTCACCAATCCGGACAAGGCTCCGTTCGCTGCGGCCGTCGCTTCCGTCTATACCGAACCGTCGGTGGTCAAGGCCATCGGCGGCGGCGACGCCGAAGCCGGTCAGAAGCTGATCGATGCGGCGATTGCTGCTGCACAGTAG